Proteins encoded in a region of the Nitrospirota bacterium genome:
- the tuf gene encoding elongation factor Tu (EF-Tu; promotes GTP-dependent binding of aminoacyl-tRNA to the A-site of ribosomes during protein biosynthesis; when the tRNA anticodon matches the mRNA codon, GTP hydrolysis results; the inactive EF-Tu-GDP leaves the ribosome and release of GDP is promoted by elongation factor Ts; many prokaryotes have two copies of the gene encoding EF-Tu) — protein MSKAKFERKKPHINVGTIGHVDHGKTTLTAAITMLLHKRGLA, from the coding sequence ATGTCAAAGGCTAAGTTTGAGAGGAAGAAGCCGCACATAAACGTAGGTACTATAGGTCATGTAGATCATGGTAAGACTACACTGACGGCAGCGATAACGATGTTATTGCACAAGCGTGGACTGGCAG